DNA from Kitasatospora acidiphila:
GACGCGTGACGGCAACCCTTGGGACACGCGGATGTAACGATCCCCCGCTTCTTGCAGAAAATTGCTGCAAGAGCTTTCAGATCACCTTTCGGCGCTGTTACGTTCCTGCCCAAGCCCGATGGCGGCACCTGTGCGGTCGGCGTCGCGGGGCCAGTATCGTCCCCCTCTTCCCTAATCGGGCACCCACCCCCCACCGTTTCACCTAGGAGCTCTCATGCGGCGTGGCATCGCGGCCTCCGCTCTCGTTGCGGCCCTGGCCGTCACCCTCGCAGCCTGCGGCAGCAGCGGTTCGAGCGGCGGCTCGGCTCCGGCCGCCGGCGCGTCGGTCGACCCGAGCACGGTCAGCGGCAGCGTCACCTACTGGGACACCTCCGACGCCAAGGCCGAGGCCCCGACCTACCAGGCCGTGATCGCGGACTTCGAGAAGAAGTACCCGAACATCAAGGTCAACTACGTCAACGTGCCGTTCGGCGACGCCCAGAACAAGGTGAAGAACGCCTTCTCCACCGGCTCCGGCGCGCCCGACGTGATCCGCTCCGAGATCGCCTGGACCCCCGAGCTGGCGGCCGACCACTACCTGCTGCCGCTGGACGGCACCTCGGCCCTGGTCAGCGCCGACGACTTCCTGCCCAACCCGGTCGCCGCCACCAAGTACGACGGCAAGACCTACGCCGTGCCGCAGGTCACCGACACCATGGCGCTCTTCTACAACAAGAAGATGTTCGCCGCCGCGGGCATCGCCACCCCGCCCAAGAGCATCGACGAGCTGAAGACCGACAGCGCGCAGATCAAGCAGAAGCTCGGCAAGACCGGCTTCTACCTGCGCGGTGACGACCCCTACTGGAGCCTCTCCTTCCTCTACGGCGAGGGCGGCGACCTGGTGGACGCCAACTCCAAGACCGTCACCGTCGACAACGCGGCCGGCGTCAAGGCGTTCAGCACCATCAAGGACCTGGTCGACTCCGGCGCCGCCAAGACCTCGGTCACCGACGGCTGGGCCAACATGATGTCGGACTTCCAGTCCGGCAACGTCGCGATGATGATCAACGGCCCCTGGTCGCTGGCCACCATCAACAGCGGCGGCGGCGAGTTCACCGACAAGTCCAACCTCGGCATCGCCGTGGTCCCGGCCGGCAGCGTGACCCAGGCGGCCCCGCAGGGCGGCCAGTCCTACGCGATCTACGCGGGCAGCAAGAACACCGCCGCCTCCCAGGTCTTCGTCCAGTACATGGCCTCGCCCGAGGCGCAGGCCAAGATCTTCCAGGGCACCGGCGCGCTGCCGACCCGCAAGTCGGTCTGGGCCGAGCCGGCGATCGCCGACACCGACGAGGCGAAGTTCTTCAAGGACGCCATCGACAAGGCCCACCAGCGCCCGTGGATCCCCG
Protein-coding regions in this window:
- a CDS encoding extracellular solute-binding protein, with the protein product MRRGIAASALVAALAVTLAACGSSGSSGGSAPAAGASVDPSTVSGSVTYWDTSDAKAEAPTYQAVIADFEKKYPNIKVNYVNVPFGDAQNKVKNAFSTGSGAPDVIRSEIAWTPELAADHYLLPLDGTSALVSADDFLPNPVAATKYDGKTYAVPQVTDTMALFYNKKMFAAAGIATPPKSIDELKTDSAQIKQKLGKTGFYLRGDDPYWSLSFLYGEGGDLVDANSKTVTVDNAAGVKAFSTIKDLVDSGAAKTSVTDGWANMMSDFQSGNVAMMINGPWSLATINSGGGEFTDKSNLGIAVVPAGSVTQAAPQGGQSYAIYAGSKNTAASQVFVQYMASPEAQAKIFQGTGALPTRKSVWAEPAIADTDEAKFFKDAIDKAHQRPWIPEGGTLFDPLKTEYTAMLSGKESPQTAAKNTGDAYRKNLGWK